The following are from one region of the Syngnathus acus chromosome 19, fSynAcu1.2, whole genome shotgun sequence genome:
- the si:ch211-255p10.4 gene encoding serine/threonine-protein kinase BRSK2 isoform X2 has translation MSKELSLSQSAQYVGPYRLEKTLGKGQTGLVKLGVHCITGQKVAVKIVNREKLSESVLMKVEREIAILKLIEHPHVLKLHDVYENNKYLYLVLEHVSGGELFDYLVKKGRLTPKEARKFFRQIISALDFCHSHSICHRDLKPENLLLDEKNNIRIADFGMASLQVGDSLLETSCGSPHYACPEVIRGEKYDGRRADVWSCGVILFALLVGALPFDHDNLRQLLEKVKSGVFHMPHFIPPDCQSLLKGMIEVNPEKRLTLETIQKHAWYLGGRNEPCPEQPPPRRVCVGQILSLTELDPDVLDSMHSLGCFRDRVKLTRDLQCEEENQEKMIYYLLLDRKERYPSYEDEDLPQRNDADPPRKRVDSPMLTRHGRCRPERKSLEVLSVTEQGSPTPPRRALDAAHSQRSRSVSGASTGLSSSPLSSPRSYQSPIFTFSQSEVTSAAATPQTKEPKQGSATTPRPARAHDRPKAPPHPKNQTLPSKGPAERLHLQPIKSLPLHNPSSRSPSPSPLLSPVSRFLFPSSSVLKSVTKSLYPNSAHSVPQVTPQGSPLPTPLGTPVHHPHHPSSTPPSSSSSSSSSRAEGGGGVGSLSLTPPSSPGGGSGIAASSSAHWRTRLNSFKNNLLGSPRFHRRKLQVPTSEDMSSLTPESSPELAKKSWFGNFIGLEKEEQIFVVIRDKPLSSVKADIVHAFLSMPSLSHSVISQTSFRAEYKSSGGPSVFQKPVKFQVDIAFSEGERERDRERSERDGRRETGIYSVTFTLISGPSRRFRRVVETIQAQLLSSHDQPLVQALSDEKNGRPHRTPTRQNSRRSEGGGDRCEWGDRADGAGIGGSGGVLQRRGSAKERTRLLSTNGTQSQP, from the exons ATGAGTAAAGAACTGTCTTTGAGTCAGTCCGCTCAATATGTCGGACCCTATCGGCTGGAAAAAACACTGGGCAAGGGACAGACGG GTCTGGTCAAGCTCGGCGTCCACTGCATCACCGGTCAGAAGGTGGCCGTCAAAATCGTCAACAGGGAGAAGCTGTCCGAGTCGGTTTTAATGAAG GTTGAGAGGGAGATCGCCATCCTGAAACTGATCGAGCATCCGCATGTGTTGAAACTGCACGATGTATACGAGAATAACAAGTACCT ATACCTGGTCCTGGAACACGTGTCAGGAGGAGAGCTCTTTGACTACCTGGTGAAGAAAGGCCGTCTGACTCCCAAAGAAGCCAGGAAGTTCTTCAGGCAGATCATTTCGGCTTTGGATTTCTGCCACAGTCACTCCATCTG CCACAGAGACCTAAAGCCTGAGAACCTGCTGCTGGATGAGAAGAACAACATCCGCATCGCTGACTTTGGTATGGCTTCACTCCAGGTTGGAGACAGTCTGTTGGAGACCAGCTGCGg ATCACCGCATTATGCGTGCCCCGAAGTCATACGG GGGGAGAAGTATGATGGAAGGAGAGCAGATGTGTGGAGCTGCGGGGTCATTCTTTTTGCTCTGCTGGTG GGCGCCCTGCCCTTCGACCACGACAATTTACGCCAGCTCCTGGAAAAAGTGAAGAGCGGCGTCTTCCACATGCCGCACTTCATCCCACCGGACTGCCAGTCCCTGCTCAAGGGCATGATCGAGGTCAACCCTGAAAAGCGTCTCACG CTGGAGACCATTCAGAAACACGCCTGGTATCT gggtGGGCGCAACGAGCCTTGTCCAGAGCAGCCTCCACCTCGACGAGTGTGCGTAGGGCAAATCTTATCGCTGACTGAGCTGGACCCGGATGTGTTGGACAGCATGCATTCACTCGGCTGTTTCAGAGACCGCGTCAAGCTCACGCGAGATTTGCAATGTGAAGa agaAAACCAGGAAAAGATGATTTACTACCTGCTGTTGGACAGGAAAGAGCGCTACCCCAGCTACGAGGACGAGGACTTGCCTCAGCGCAATGACGCCG ATCCTCCTCGGAAGCGCGTGGACTCTCCCATGCTGACGCGCCACGGTCGCTGCCGTCCAGAGAGGAAGAGCCTGGAGGTGCTGAGCGTCACGGAACAGGGCTCGCCCACACCTCCTCGCCGGGCTCTGGACGCCGCGCACAGCCAGAG GTCTCGCTCAGTGAGCGGAGCTTCCACCGGTCTCTCCTCCAGCCCCCTCAGCAGTCCCAGG TCCTATCAAAGCcccattttcactttcagccaatcagaagtcACCTCCGCTGCCGCTACCCCCCAAACAAAGGAGCCCAAACAGGGGAGCGCCACCACACCTCGCCCGGCACGGGCACACGACAGGCCCAAAGCTCCCCCCCATCCAAAGAACCAGACCCTGCCCAGCAAGGGACCCGCCGAACGGCTTCACCTCCAGCCCATCAAATCCCTGCCTCTACACAACCCATCCTCCCGCTCGCCATCCCCCTCTCCGCTGCTCTCACccgtttcccgtttcctcttCCCTTCGTCCTCTGTCCTAAAGTCGGTGACTAAGAGCTTGTACCCAAACTCTGCCCACTCTGTGCCGCAGGTCACTCCCCAGGGCTCTCCGTTGCCCACGCCCTTGGGCACCCCTGTCCACCACCCTCACCACCCTTCCTCCACcccgccctcctcctcctcgtcctcatcctcctcgcgggcagagggagggggcggggtgggCTCCCTGTCGCTCACCCCGCCCTCTAGTCCCGGAGGGGGAAGCGGGATCGCGGCCAGCAGCTCCGCCCATTGGAGGACTCGCCTCAATTCTTTTAAGAACAACTTGTTGGGCTCGCCGCGGTTCCATCGTCGCAAACTGCAAG TCCCGACgtcagaggacatgtccagttTAACACCGGAATCGAGCCCTGA GCTGGCAAAGAAGTCCTGGTTTGGGAACTTCATCGGCCTGGAGAAAGAGGAGCAGATCTTTGTGGTGATCCGAGACAAACCTCTAAGTTCGGTCAAAGCCGACATCGTCCACGCCTTCCTGTCT ATGCCGTCGCTCAGTCACAGCGTCATCTCCCAGACAAGCTTCAGGGCCGAATACAAGTCCTCCGGCGGCCCTTCCGTCTTCCAGAAGCCCGTCAAATTCCAGGTGGATATTGCCTTCTCCGAGGGCGAGAGGGAGCGGGACAGGGAGAGGAGCGAGAGGGACGGAAGGAGGGAGACGGGAATCTACAGCGTGACGTTCACCCTCATATCAG GTCCGAGTCGCAGGTTCAGACGAGTGGTGGAAACGATTCAAGCCCAGCTTCTCAGCTCCCATGATCAACCCCTGGTGCAAGCCCTATCTG ATGAGAAGAACGGCCGACCCCACAGGACCCCCACCCGCCAAAATTCCAGGCGATCAGAGGGTGGGGGCGACAGGTGCGAGTGGGGCGACCGAGCGGATGGCGCAGGCATCGGAGGCAGCGGCGGCGTTCTGCAGCGCAGAGGCTCGGCCAAGGAGAGAACCCGACTGCTGTCCACCAACGGAACCCAATCGCAACCGTAG